One Deefgea tanakiae genomic region harbors:
- a CDS encoding type IV pilus twitching motility protein PilT has translation MEISELLAFSVKNKASDLHLSAGLPPMIRVHGDVRRINLPAMEHKDVHDMVYDIMNDGQRKIYEDTLECDFSFEIPNLARFRVNAFVQNRGAGAVFRTIPSKVLSLEELGCPKVFQDIAQNPRGLVLVTGPTGSGKSTTLAAMVNFINDNDYGHILTVEDPIEFVHQSKKCLVNQREVGPHTMSFSNALRSALREDPDVILVGEMRDLETIRLALTAAETGHLVFGTLHTTSAAKTIDRVVDVFPAAEKEMVRSMLSESLRAVISQTLLKTKDGQGRVAAHEIMIGIPAIRNLIRENKIAQMYSSIQTGSQYGMQTLDQCLQNLVQRNIVSIADARSKAAIPDNFKG, from the coding sequence ATGGAAATCTCAGAACTCTTAGCCTTTTCGGTAAAGAATAAAGCATCCGACTTACATCTTTCCGCAGGCTTGCCGCCAATGATTCGCGTACACGGTGATGTTCGCCGTATTAATTTGCCTGCGATGGAGCATAAAGACGTGCACGATATGGTGTACGACATTATGAATGATGGCCAGCGTAAAATTTACGAAGATACATTAGAGTGCGATTTTTCATTTGAAATTCCGAATCTGGCGCGTTTCCGCGTCAATGCCTTTGTACAAAATCGTGGCGCAGGCGCAGTATTTCGGACCATTCCATCTAAGGTCTTGTCACTGGAAGAGCTGGGTTGCCCAAAAGTATTTCAAGATATCGCGCAAAATCCACGAGGTTTAGTTCTGGTTACTGGCCCAACTGGCTCAGGTAAGTCGACCACATTGGCCGCGATGGTCAACTTTATTAATGATAATGACTACGGCCATATTTTGACCGTTGAAGACCCGATTGAGTTTGTACATCAATCAAAAAAATGTTTAGTGAATCAACGTGAAGTTGGCCCCCATACGATGTCGTTCTCCAATGCGCTGCGTAGTGCTTTGCGTGAAGATCCTGATGTGATCTTGGTGGGTGAAATGCGTGATTTGGAAACCATTCGTTTAGCTCTCACTGCTGCTGAAACGGGGCATTTAGTGTTTGGTACCTTGCATACGACCTCTGCCGCGAAAACGATTGACCGCGTGGTTGACGTGTTCCCTGCCGCTGAGAAAGAAATGGTTCGTTCGATGTTGTCTGAATCATTACGTGCGGTTATTTCACAAACCTTGTTGAAGACAAAAGACGGGCAAGGGCGTGTTGCGGCACATGAAATTATGATTGGTATTCCTGCGATTCGAAATTTGATTCGTGAAAATAAGATTGCCCAAATGTATTCGTCCATTCAAACTGGATCGCAATATGGGATGCAGACTTTGGATCAATGTTTACAAAACTTAGTACAAAGAAACATTGTTTCAATTGCGGATGCGCGCAGTAAAGCAGCAATACCTGATAATTTTAAAGGCTAA
- a CDS encoding YggS family pyridoxal phosphate-dependent enzyme, producing the protein MATIFTALQDVQARIHAACTAAARNDQEVTLLAVSKTFPSRDIRMLYEHGHRAFGENYAQELATKHHELSDCTGLEWHFIGPIQSNKTKLVAENAAWVHTIDRFKIAERLSNQRPSHMAALNICLQVNVSGEQSKSGITPSELLGLAQQVSQLPQINIRGLMCIPEATDNATRLAKQFSTLVSLKAQLNQQGFKLDTLSMGMSGDLELAIASGSTLVRIGSAIFGARTYTSGNTAQ; encoded by the coding sequence ATGGCAACGATATTTACTGCATTGCAAGACGTACAAGCGAGGATTCACGCTGCATGCACAGCTGCCGCGCGAAATGATCAGGAAGTAACCCTCTTAGCCGTCAGTAAAACCTTTCCAAGTCGTGATATTCGTATGCTTTACGAGCATGGCCATCGTGCATTTGGTGAAAACTACGCACAAGAATTAGCCACCAAGCATCATGAGTTGAGCGATTGTACAGGTTTAGAATGGCACTTTATTGGTCCAATACAAAGTAATAAAACAAAGTTAGTCGCTGAAAATGCAGCTTGGGTTCATACAATAGACCGTTTTAAAATAGCCGAGCGTCTTTCCAATCAAAGACCAAGTCACATGGCGGCGCTAAATATCTGCCTCCAAGTCAATGTGTCTGGCGAACAAAGCAAGTCAGGTATTACCCCCAGTGAGCTGCTTGGATTAGCACAACAAGTCAGTCAGTTGCCGCAGATAAATATTCGTGGCTTGATGTGCATCCCCGAAGCCACTGATAATGCCACACGCCTAGCGAAACAATTTTCCACCTTAGTGTCACTGAAAGCACAACTGAACCAACAAGGATTTAAGCTAGATACCCTCTCAATGGGCATGTCGGGCGATTTAGAATTAGCGATTGCATCAGGATCAACTTTAGTTCGAATTGGTAGCGCCATTTTTGGTGCCAGAACCTATACATCAGGAAATACAGCACAATGA
- the proC gene encoding pyrroline-5-carboxylate reductase, with product MKITYIGGGNMAAAMIGGMLAQGFTGSEIHVVEPDAKKRDELTTQYGISTSAPDEALPTSLAIIFAIKPQQFRSVAAQILPQLNNALVISIAAGIRAETISKWLGNYGRIIRVMPNTPALVQAGISGVYASAEVTSDDKALTERILASIGEQVWVDDESQIDGITAISGSGPAYVFYFMEALQAAAKAQGFNAEIAQKLAYQTFAGAVKLALSSEDDAGTLQVKVTSKGGTTERAIKALETSQVRSTIIAAASAAAARSRELGEELGRDTE from the coding sequence ATGAAAATTACTTACATCGGCGGTGGCAATATGGCTGCGGCCATGATTGGCGGCATGTTAGCGCAAGGCTTTACCGGCAGTGAAATTCACGTCGTTGAGCCTGATGCAAAAAAACGCGATGAACTCACCACACAATACGGCATTAGCACCAGTGCGCCTGATGAAGCACTCCCAACAAGCCTTGCCATCATCTTTGCGATCAAGCCTCAACAATTTCGCAGCGTAGCCGCTCAAATTTTGCCGCAATTAAACAATGCATTAGTCATTTCGATTGCAGCGGGGATTCGCGCCGAAACAATTTCTAAATGGCTAGGTAATTACGGTCGAATTATCCGTGTCATGCCCAATACCCCTGCACTCGTTCAAGCCGGTATTTCTGGTGTCTATGCTTCAGCAGAAGTCACGAGCGACGACAAAGCACTCACTGAGCGTATTTTGGCATCGATTGGTGAGCAAGTTTGGGTTGACGATGAAAGCCAAATCGACGGCATTACAGCGATTTCCGGCAGTGGTCCAGCCTATGTATTTTACTTTATGGAAGCACTTCAAGCCGCAGCCAAGGCACAAGGCTTTAATGCTGAAATTGCGCAAAAACTCGCCTACCAAACATTTGCTGGTGCAGTGAAACTAGCGCTGAGTAGTGAAGATGATGCGGGAACCTTGCAAGTCAAAGTCACGTCCAAAGGTGGCACCACTGAACGCGCAATTAAAGCCCTTGAAACGAGTCAAGTTCGGTCAACCATTATTGCTGCAGCTTCTGCCGCTGCGGCACGTTCACGTGAGTTAGGCGAAGAACTCGGCCGTGATACCGAGTAA
- a CDS encoding YggT family protein — MLTSVLDFLLRNVLDFFILLLLARFYFQAAKVSFRHPLGQFVLALTNWIVLPVRRLVPPFKGYDSTSLALAWFCALTMHAMLLAISPWPFNFMSGESILALILIATLELFKMSLYLLFAAVIGQALMSWLSPYNPFMPIVSGLTSPFLRPIQKVIHPIGGVDITPFILILIIQLLLNVFVAQMEPFILQQVVVSA, encoded by the coding sequence ATGTTGACTAGCGTATTAGACTTTTTACTGCGGAATGTTTTAGATTTTTTCATTCTACTGCTATTAGCTCGCTTTTATTTTCAAGCTGCCAAAGTGTCATTTCGCCATCCGCTGGGCCAATTTGTACTGGCATTAACTAACTGGATTGTCTTGCCAGTACGTCGCCTTGTGCCGCCATTTAAGGGCTATGACAGTACCAGTCTGGCGCTAGCATGGTTCTGCGCGCTGACGATGCATGCGATGTTGCTGGCCATTAGTCCTTGGCCATTTAATTTTATGTCTGGGGAATCGATCCTAGCGCTGATCTTAATTGCGACGCTTGAGCTTTTCAAAATGTCGTTGTATCTCTTATTTGCAGCGGTGATTGGTCAGGCCTTAATGAGCTGGCTCTCGCCCTACAATCCTTTTATGCCGATCGTTTCTGGATTGACTTCGCCCTTTTTACGCCCCATTCAAAAAGTCATACATCCAATTGGTGGCGTCGACATCACCCCATTTATTTTGATTCTCATTATTCAGCTCTTGCTGAACGTGTTTGTCGCCCAAATGGAACCCTTTATTCTGCAACAAGTCGTGGTATCTGCTTAA
- a CDS encoding DUF167 domain-containing protein, producing MAHNRWFTQSGNALTLRIHVQASGKKTECLGYYGDALKIRVATPPVSSKMNLCLVTWLADQFGVRPQQVGLVSGENTQNKVFTITGSKVSPEKLNPA from the coding sequence ATGGCTCACAATCGTTGGTTTACTCAATCTGGCAATGCATTGACGTTGCGTATCCATGTCCAAGCCAGTGGAAAAAAAACTGAATGTCTAGGTTACTACGGCGACGCACTCAAAATTCGGGTTGCGACGCCGCCAGTGAGCAGCAAAATGAATTTATGCTTAGTGACTTGGCTGGCGGATCAATTTGGCGTTCGACCGCAGCAAGTGGGGCTGGTGAGCGGTGAAAACACACAAAACAAAGTTTTCACCATCACAGGAAGTAAGGTATCTCCAGAAAAGCTAAATCCTGCATAG
- a CDS encoding FxsA family protein produces the protein MPYLLFGLLLAYPFAEVMSLIWLADTIGTAWTVVWMVVSFVCGVLMLRHSRLAVGFKLMNDMRSGQVGVNSLFGIARYFIAAILLIIPGLISDVIALVLLLPWKSKSNLGQTKVDDGIIDAEYRRVDPIDETPRIDR, from the coding sequence ATGCCTTACCTTTTATTTGGATTACTGTTGGCCTATCCGTTTGCCGAAGTCATGTCGCTAATTTGGCTGGCTGATACGATCGGTACAGCTTGGACTGTGGTCTGGATGGTGGTCTCATTTGTATGCGGCGTGCTGATGTTGCGGCATAGTCGTCTTGCCGTTGGCTTCAAACTGATGAACGATATGCGTTCGGGCCAAGTGGGCGTGAATAGTTTATTTGGTATTGCCCGCTACTTTATCGCGGCGATTTTGTTGATTATTCCTGGCCTCATCAGCGATGTGATTGCCCTAGTGTTGTTATTGCCATGGAAAAGCAAATCGAATTTGGGTCAAACCAAGGTGGATGACGGCATCATCGATGCCGAATACCGCCGTGTTGACCCAATCGATGAAACTCCTCGCATTGATCGTTGA
- the cutA gene encoding divalent-cation tolerance protein CutA: protein MTTPTELLIVWCNCPDQTTATALASGLVKEKLAACVNVLPAVQSIYHWEDRLETATEVPLMIKTTVAAYSHLESWLQNQHPYTIPEIIAFPVTHGLPSYCNWVRAETIETQA from the coding sequence ATGACAACTCCAACTGAATTATTAATCGTGTGGTGCAACTGTCCTGATCAAACTACCGCCACTGCGCTAGCCTCAGGCTTAGTCAAAGAAAAACTCGCCGCGTGTGTGAACGTTTTACCCGCTGTGCAATCTATCTATCACTGGGAAGATAGGCTAGAAACTGCCACTGAAGTTCCATTAATGATCAAAACAACGGTTGCGGCTTATTCACATCTTGAAAGCTGGTTACAAAACCAGCACCCTTATACAATCCCAGAGATTATCGCATTTCCTGTCACACATGGCTTGCCCAGTTATTGCAATTGGGTACGCGCAGAAACGATCGAGACCCAAGCATGA
- the dsbD gene encoding protein-disulfide reductase DsbD, whose amino-acid sequence MNRFLSWLLFCFIAISAQAETQFLPPEKAFIPQLTQVDEQTFVAHFSVAPNYYLYRDRMSFAAEGKKLDAIFPKGKIKDDPSFGRVEVYGQDVQIQLKFSSPVPSDQIITFKYQGCADAGICYPPQTQQLQAGKNTPSERLKDLFGANASTSPPVNSELAYFAGGFLGTLGVFFLAGIGLALTACMYPLIPIVSGIVIGHNAKQVKPRRWQAFGLTFVYVQGMALAYTALGIAAAATGTLLVVVLQQPWVIAAFALFFVVMALAMMGVFHLQLPQGPHNFINNLANRLPGGRWLSVFVMGVLSALLVGPCIAPPLAAALAYLGKTGDLVLGGSALYVMALGLGMPLLLIGAFGSTILPRLSGRVMHGIKLFFGVVLLAMAVWISRPLWAPYFAPAQHELSFQNVSSPAQLDQALLAARGKTVMLDFYADWCVACIEFERETLTDKTVQNELNDVVLIRLDVTKNSSDDATLLARYGLYGPPALIFYSPNGQELKPRVIGFQNPSAFLKTLEQIKAQQ is encoded by the coding sequence ATGAACCGATTTTTAAGCTGGCTACTATTTTGCTTTATCGCAATCAGTGCGCAGGCTGAAACCCAATTTTTGCCACCTGAAAAAGCATTCATCCCTCAGCTAACTCAAGTCGATGAACAGACCTTTGTCGCCCATTTTAGCGTTGCACCCAATTACTACCTCTATCGCGACCGGATGAGCTTTGCTGCCGAGGGCAAAAAACTAGATGCCATTTTTCCAAAGGGGAAAATCAAAGATGACCCGAGTTTTGGAAGAGTCGAGGTGTACGGGCAAGACGTTCAAATCCAACTCAAATTTAGTTCGCCCGTTCCAAGCGATCAAATCATCACCTTCAAATATCAAGGTTGTGCCGATGCGGGGATTTGCTACCCACCACAAACGCAACAATTACAAGCTGGTAAAAATACCCCGAGTGAGCGCTTAAAAGATCTTTTTGGTGCCAACGCATCAACCAGCCCTCCAGTGAATAGCGAACTCGCTTACTTTGCAGGTGGATTCCTTGGCACGCTTGGCGTGTTTTTTTTGGCCGGTATCGGACTCGCACTCACTGCCTGCATGTATCCACTCATCCCTATCGTATCGGGCATCGTCATTGGACATAACGCCAAGCAAGTCAAACCCCGCCGCTGGCAAGCCTTTGGTCTTACTTTTGTTTATGTCCAAGGGATGGCATTAGCTTATACGGCGCTGGGCATCGCAGCAGCAGCAACCGGCACCTTATTAGTGGTCGTATTACAGCAGCCATGGGTCATCGCCGCTTTCGCGCTGTTCTTTGTCGTGATGGCGCTTGCGATGATGGGCGTGTTTCATTTGCAATTGCCACAAGGCCCGCATAATTTCATCAATAATCTCGCGAATCGCCTACCGGGTGGACGCTGGTTATCGGTATTTGTGATGGGTGTGTTATCGGCCTTACTGGTAGGCCCCTGCATTGCGCCCCCCTTGGCTGCTGCGCTCGCCTACTTAGGCAAAACAGGCGATTTAGTACTCGGAGGCAGCGCCTTATACGTAATGGCACTTGGACTTGGTATGCCCCTACTATTGATTGGTGCATTTGGTTCCACCATCTTGCCGCGTCTCTCTGGACGCGTAATGCATGGCATCAAACTCTTTTTTGGTGTCGTGTTATTGGCAATGGCAGTCTGGATTTCTCGCCCACTGTGGGCGCCCTACTTTGCACCAGCACAGCACGAACTCAGCTTCCAAAACGTCAGCTCACCCGCGCAACTGGATCAAGCGCTGCTGGCTGCCCGTGGTAAAACCGTGATGCTTGATTTTTATGCCGACTGGTGCGTGGCGTGCATTGAATTTGAGCGTGAAACACTCACCGACAAAACCGTGCAAAATGAATTAAATGATGTGGTACTGATTCGCTTGGATGTAACCAAAAACAGTAGCGACGATGCGACACTGCTAGCTCGCTATGGTCTCTACGGCCCACCAGCGCTGATTTTCTACAGCCCGAATGGGCAAGAATTAAAGCCACGCGTCATCGGCTTTCAAAATCCAAGCGCGTTTTTGAAGACACTTGAACAAATAAAGGCACAGCAATGA
- a CDS encoding TlpA family protein disulfide reductase, giving the protein MKQILLAINLIAATQLANAADFMAASFPDLAGKPQAMKQWQGKPMVVNYWATWCGPCRQEMPELVELQKKYQGKVQFVGIAIDEVQPVSVFVKQYKVNFPTLIGSNSAMEMMRAQGNVQGGLPFTVIYDAQSKLVFKELGRMHKEKLDDQLKKLIK; this is encoded by the coding sequence ATGAAACAGATTCTGCTCGCAATCAACCTCATCGCCGCCACGCAGCTCGCAAACGCGGCTGATTTTATGGCCGCCAGTTTTCCTGATCTAGCCGGTAAACCGCAAGCCATGAAGCAATGGCAAGGCAAACCGATGGTGGTGAACTACTGGGCGACATGGTGTGGCCCTTGCCGCCAAGAGATGCCAGAATTGGTCGAATTACAAAAAAAATACCAAGGCAAAGTTCAATTTGTTGGGATTGCCATCGACGAAGTCCAGCCAGTGAGCGTCTTTGTGAAACAATACAAAGTGAACTTCCCGACCCTAATCGGCAGCAATAGCGCGATGGAAATGATGCGTGCACAAGGCAATGTGCAAGGCGGCTTACCCTTTACCGTGATATACGATGCGCAGAGCAAACTCGTGTTTAAGGAACTCGGCAGAATGCACAAAGAAAAACTAGACGATCAGCTAAAAAAACTAATCAAGTGA
- a CDS encoding ArsR/SmtB family transcription factor, producing MMDSIALMDDEHIDQASRAMKAMSHPLRLKILCVLADQEVSVQDIVERVGTTQSNISQHLALMREKGVLRTRKDANRVYYRVGDQRTLEVVAMMRDVFCGF from the coding sequence ATGATGGATTCTATTGCATTAATGGACGATGAACACATCGATCAAGCTTCGCGCGCGATGAAAGCGATGTCCCATCCGCTGCGCTTGAAAATTTTGTGCGTGTTAGCGGATCAAGAAGTGAGTGTGCAAGATATCGTTGAACGTGTTGGTACCACGCAGTCGAATATTTCACAACATTTGGCGCTGATGCGTGAAAAAGGCGTGTTGCGGACTCGCAAAGATGCCAATCGCGTGTATTACCGAGTTGGTGATCAACGTACCTTAGAAGTCGTTGCGATGATGCGGGATGTGTTCTGCGGTTTCTAG
- the gpmI gene encoding 2,3-bisphosphoglycerate-independent phosphoglycerate mutase, whose translation MTQKITPVLLLILDGFGYRTGGNDNAILHARKHHFDRLFTQYPFTTINASEQFVGLPAGQFGNSEVGHLNIGAGRIVQQDISRIDCDVADNTLKDNPVLKAAIDTAKNNNKALHIMGLMSDGGVHCHESHVFGLIKAAHEAGVTDIRIHAFLDGRDTPPRSAERYIDKLQAVCDANGAKIVGIVGRYWAMDRDTRWERVEPAYKLIVDGIGLYTAATAIEGLEDAYKRDENDEFVSATVIGEPTQMADGDVVIFMNFRADRARQLTTALTASDFKGFEHPQRQPAFGYFCTATDYGSAYNHPVAYTKPKVKNGFGEHVASLGLKQLRIAETEKYPHVTYFLSGGEESEYAGEDRILVPSPKVATYDLKPEMSAHEVTDKLIAAIESQQYAAIICNYANGDMVGHSGIFDAAVKAVETLDECVGKVVAAQLAIGGEVIITADHGNCEMMFDKDSGQAHTQHTTDLVPFCYIGREARLSAGGALQDIAPSLLAMMGVSQPVEMTGKSLIKFL comes from the coding sequence ATGACGCAAAAAATTACGCCCGTATTGCTATTAATTTTAGATGGCTTTGGCTATCGCACTGGCGGCAATGACAACGCCATTTTACATGCTCGCAAACATCATTTCGACCGTTTATTTACTCAATACCCATTTACTACCATCAATGCCTCAGAGCAGTTTGTTGGTTTACCTGCAGGACAATTTGGCAACTCAGAAGTAGGCCACCTAAATATTGGCGCGGGCCGTATCGTACAGCAAGACATTAGCCGCATTGATTGCGATGTGGCGGACAACACACTCAAAGACAACCCAGTCCTCAAAGCGGCGATTGATACCGCAAAGAATAACAACAAAGCTCTACACATTATGGGCTTGATGTCTGACGGCGGCGTGCATTGCCATGAAAGCCACGTTTTTGGTCTGATTAAAGCAGCGCATGAAGCAGGCGTAACCGACATTCGCATTCACGCCTTCTTGGACGGCCGCGATACACCACCGCGCAGCGCAGAACGTTACATCGACAAACTACAAGCTGTTTGCGATGCAAACGGTGCAAAAATCGTCGGTATCGTCGGTCGCTACTGGGCGATGGATAGAGACACACGCTGGGAACGCGTAGAACCTGCTTACAAATTAATCGTTGACGGCATCGGCCTTTATACCGCCGCCACCGCGATTGAAGGCCTAGAAGATGCGTATAAACGCGATGAAAACGACGAATTCGTTTCAGCAACGGTCATTGGCGAACCAACACAAATGGCAGATGGCGATGTCGTCATCTTCATGAATTTCCGAGCCGACCGTGCACGTCAACTCACCACAGCCCTAACGGCTAGCGATTTTAAAGGCTTTGAACATCCGCAACGTCAGCCTGCATTTGGCTACTTCTGCACAGCCACCGATTACGGCTCGGCCTACAACCATCCGGTTGCCTACACCAAACCTAAAGTAAAAAATGGTTTTGGTGAACACGTTGCTAGCTTGGGATTGAAGCAACTACGCATCGCCGAAACTGAAAAATACCCACACGTGACCTACTTCCTCTCTGGCGGCGAAGAAAGCGAATACGCGGGTGAAGACCGCATTTTGGTACCATCACCAAAAGTCGCGACCTACGACTTGAAACCAGAAATGTCGGCACATGAAGTAACCGACAAACTGATCGCCGCCATCGAAAGCCAACAGTATGCTGCGATTATCTGTAACTACGCCAACGGCGATATGGTTGGCCATAGCGGTATTTTTGATGCTGCGGTGAAAGCGGTTGAAACACTCGATGAATGCGTCGGTAAAGTCGTCGCAGCACAATTGGCGATCGGTGGTGAAGTCATCATTACCGCTGACCATGGCAACTGCGAAATGATGTTCGATAAGGATTCTGGTCAAGCTCATACGCAACACACTACGGATTTAGTGCCATTCTGCTACATCGGTCGTGAAGCGCGCTTATCTGCTGGCGGTGCTCTACAAGATATCGCACCATCACTATTGGCAATGATGGGTGTATCGCAACCAGTCGAAATGACCGGCAAATCATTGATTAAATTTTTGTAA